The stretch of DNA CTACCATTTAAAATCAACCAGTTACCTGTCTTATACACTATTGGTTACCCGCCTTACTATGCAGTAAATATGCAGTGCGGGAAAAGTTCAGCATATTTACTGCGCTCTGTAAGTGGTTTCTGCCATCATCTTTCCAAGCCTCAGCATCATCGACTCAAATCCCTGTTTCCCGCTCTCGTATATCCGGTATAGCTGCTCCACTATCCACTGTCTGCCGCATGCCTCCTTGAGTCCAAAGTTCTAGCGTCAATATGTGCGACCTGTGACCTTCAGGAATACCCCGCTGACAGTAAACATAAAGCCCTTCAAGCCGAGAAAGTCTGCCGAATTCACGTCGCTGAATTTGACAATGTATCATTTCCGCTCTACAATAAACGAATAGATGAAGTGGTCGGAGCTGGTATCGGAGTTTTTGCTCATTAAGGCACATGTCACATGACAGAATGGTTGCTTTACAAGTCACATACAGTACGGCCCAAAGTGAGTTTGACAACAGGCAGGAATGGCCGTATATTAAAACTGATAATGGGAACTAAAGCTGCCATACTGCTTGTCGCCCTTCTTCTGTCACTGGCGGCCCCTGTTTCAATCCAGATATGTGCCTCTGCGGATGCGCCTGTTTTTGTCACTCTCGATGTCTGTAATGCAGCTGGGACGGTGTTATCTCTGAATGCCGGCATGCCTGTAATTCAGGAACGTACCTGTGAAATCGTCCCCCCTGCGTTTACAGGTTATATTAATGTATCCAATCTGAGAGCGGCACCCTTAAATCTCACGTACAAACATTATCATCCACCTGAAGTTGTTGGTGTTTTCGAAGTTTGAGTTAAGTGGACATCCCCTTAGTCGGCATTTAACTGAGTTTGGAGGGGCACTTAACCGGCCCAGTGCCTGCACGCATTGCGTGCAGAGAGTACAATAACTTTTTATATGGAGAACCATATGAAAAGAATCATGCCGTTTCTAACAGTTTTGGTTTGTTTTATATTTGCAATGTCTTTTGTAATCCCGGCCGCTGCTGCCGGTGATAGGTGCGACTCGTGCGGTATGAAACTCAGTGAGCATGTGAACACTGAATACGTCATCACATTCAAGGACGGCAAAACCAAACACTACTGCTGTCCTCACTGCGGACTTTACGTCCATGCTGAAGAGAAGGCCAATGTGAAATCCGCCAAGGCAAGGGACTTCATAAGCAGCAAGTGGATGGACCCTGCCAAGATGTATTTTCTCTCCGGGAGCTCTGCTGTCCCGGCCTGCTCGCCAAGCTGGATCGCTTTCGGATCAAAGTCCGAAGCAGAAAAGTTCCAGAAAGGGTTTGGTGGCGAAATTTACGGCTTTGAGGACGCACTCAAAGAAAGGATGAAGCAGCCGAAGATGATGGAGAAAATGCCAAAATAGGTATTCTATTTAGCCTTCGTCCCAGTCTGCAAACCATAGCCGGCCTGTATCTGCGGTAATGATGCGGGTCGGTTTATTCATTTTCATTATTTTGAGGTGACTGTGAAAAAGACTGTGATAGCGCTATTCATTGCTGCTCTGCTTTTGTTTTCGGTCTTTGCCGAGGGAAACAAACGTCAGGACTGTTATGTCTGCGGAATGTGGATAAACCAGCATATGAAAACAAGGCATGTTGTGTTTATGAAAGACCATAAGTCACAC from Thermodesulfovibrionales bacterium encodes:
- a CDS encoding nitrous oxide reductase accessory protein NosL, with amino-acid sequence MKRIMPFLTVLVCFIFAMSFVIPAAAAGDRCDSCGMKLSEHVNTEYVITFKDGKTKHYCCPHCGLYVHAEEKANVKSAKARDFISSKWMDPAKMYFLSGSSAVPACSPSWIAFGSKSEAEKFQKGFGGEIYGFEDALKERMKQPKMMEKMPK